The sequence below is a genomic window from Flagellimonas marinaquae.
GGGACTTTTAGGGGTAATGATGCAAACTTTGAACGATAGTATTGCCGCCCAACACAAGCTTAAAGTCAGTTCGGGAATCTATATCACAGCTGTAATGCCCAATTCTACTTTTTCAAATTTGGGCGTGGAACAGGGCAATGTGCTTACCCAACTAAACGGCAGGTCGATAAATGGTGTACAAGACGTTTTGGATGTTGCTGGGGAGTTATACGAAGGAGATCTTGTAGAAGTGGAATATTGGTCTGGCGGTAAAAAGCGGAACAATTCTACCCGTCTACTTGGAAGGCCAAAGGAGAGTTTTGAAAACGGCATTGTTTCCTATGGTGAGGTAGTTTACGAAGGAAATACCTTAAGAAGCATTTTAGTGACACCCAAACACAAAGAGAAGCCACCTGTGATCTATTTTCTTCAGGGCTATACCTGCGGTTCAGTAGAAACAGTATCTGACGATGGCCCAATGAAAAAGTTATTGCTCGATTGGGTAAATGCAGGTTTTGCTGTGTACAGGGTCGAAAAACCAGGGGTCGGTGACAGTAAAGGCGAGCGACCATGTTCAGAAATTGGTTTTGAAGCAGAATTGTTGGCATTTAAGCAGGGATATGCCGATTTATTGAAAAAACAATCAGTAGACACTGATAATATTTTCATGTTCGGACACTCCATGGGAGGGGTGATAGCTCCACTGCTAACCGACGTAAAATCACCACGAGGGATAATTACCTATGGAACCGTTGGAAAAAATTGGTACGATTATATGGTTGACCTCTATACCATTCAGCCCAAGCATTTTGGGGTTTCCGAAGCACAAATCAAAGAGAACAATAAGGTCAATCTAAAGTTCAATGACGATTTGCTGGTCCACAAATTATCAGGAAAGGAAATGTCGGAGAAAAAAGAATACGCATCACAATTCAACCTCGAAGACTTTAAAAGGAACCAATACATTGGCCGTGATTTCAAATTTTGGCAAGGACTTGTCGATGTTGACATCACAAAAAGCTGGTCTATGGTCAAAACCAATGTCCTGGCCATGCACGGCGAATTTGATATTCAGGCAATCGATGAAAAAGGTGCGCAGCGAATTGTTGATTTGGTCAATAAGAATGTTGGTAAGGGTACCTTTGTCTTGATAGAAAACGCAGATCATGGCTTTGTGAAATTTGATTCCATGCAACATAATGTCCAGACCCTTTCCAGCGGAAATATGCTATCGTATGCAAGTGAAAACTACAATACCGAAATAGCTAGGGAAAGCATTGACTGGATGCGAAATAACCTTAAACAATAGACCAATGAGACTTAAGTATTTGATGGCTACATGCGCACTCTTCTTTTCATGTCCAGTAAGTCATTATGAATAGACCAAAATGAAATTTTCATAAAAACTGGCAAATAAAATTTGGATAGTACAAAGGTTACATCACAATGATCAATTCCATAAGT
It includes:
- a CDS encoding CocE/NonD family hydrolase, whose translation is MCRLSFVWTFLFVSILGLHSIHAQTLQRKGLLGVMMQTLNDSIAAQHKLKVSSGIYITAVMPNSTFSNLGVEQGNVLTQLNGRSINGVQDVLDVAGELYEGDLVEVEYWSGGKKRNNSTRLLGRPKESFENGIVSYGEVVYEGNTLRSILVTPKHKEKPPVIYFLQGYTCGSVETVSDDGPMKKLLLDWVNAGFAVYRVEKPGVGDSKGERPCSEIGFEAELLAFKQGYADLLKKQSVDTDNIFMFGHSMGGVIAPLLTDVKSPRGIITYGTVGKNWYDYMVDLYTIQPKHFGVSEAQIKENNKVNLKFNDDLLVHKLSGKEMSEKKEYASQFNLEDFKRNQYIGRDFKFWQGLVDVDITKSWSMVKTNVLAMHGEFDIQAIDEKGAQRIVDLVNKNVGKGTFVLIENADHGFVKFDSMQHNVQTLSSGNMLSYASENYNTEIARESIDWMRNNLKQ